A genomic segment from Blastococcus sp. PRF04-17 encodes:
- a CDS encoding Na(+)/H(+) antiporter subunit C, producing MTPTVVLPVIIGGLYAAGVYLLLDRSLTRVLLGFLLLGNATNLLLLSAGGATGLAPILGYAEPEEMSDPLPQALILTAIVITFGIAAFLLALIYRSWRLVRQEVVGVDEEDRRVARRSAMDSDELDPHELAPEDRPAGHLDGHPDLDVERRLARDYAGIASDDVDLPPTQRRDR from the coding sequence CGGCCGGGGTCTACCTCCTCCTCGACCGGAGCCTCACCCGGGTGCTGCTCGGGTTCCTGCTGCTGGGCAACGCGACCAACCTGCTCCTGCTCTCCGCGGGCGGTGCGACGGGACTCGCGCCGATCCTCGGGTACGCCGAGCCGGAGGAGATGAGCGATCCACTGCCGCAGGCCCTGATCCTCACCGCCATCGTCATCACGTTCGGCATCGCGGCCTTCCTGCTGGCGCTGATCTACCGCTCGTGGCGGCTGGTCCGCCAGGAGGTGGTCGGCGTGGACGAGGAGGACCGGCGCGTGGCCCGCCGGTCGGCGATGGACTCCGACGAGCTCGACCCCCACGAGCTGGCGCCCGAGGACCGTCCGGCCGGTCACCTCGACGGCCACCCCGACCTCGACGTGGAGCGGCGCCTCGCCCGCGACTACGCCGGCATCGCGTCCGACGACGTCGACCTGCCCCCGACCCAGCGGCGCGACCGATGA